In Paraglaciecola sp. T6c, the sequence TTTCATTGTCTGTTGCGATATTGGATATCAGCGCATTAGGCTTTTTAAATTTAGGTGCGCAAGCCCCTTCTCCCGAGCTTGGCGCGTTATTATCTGAAGGGTTAACCACAGCTTACGTTGCCCCATGGAACATTGCTATTCCAGGGGGAGCAATATTCTTTATGATGATGTCAATTAACTTAGTGGGTGACGGTTTACGCTCAGCTTTACGCTATAGGTTGTTACGCTAATGAGCCTATTGGATATTAAGAATCTCACCCTGGAAATTGACTCTCAAAGTGGCTGGATAAAAGCCCTCGACAAAATTAATCTTGTCATTAACGAAGGGCAGATCCACGCCTTAGTAGGCGAATCAGGCTCAGGGAAAAGCATCATTGTTAAAGCGATTGTGGGCGCCATTTCGGATCGTTGGCGTATTACTGCTGACAGAATGACGTGGCGCGGCCAGGACTTACTAAAAATGTCAGTACGCGAGCGGCGTAAAATTATCCGCTCGGATATTTCGGTTATTTTTCAGAACCCTAAAAGCTCGCTTGATCCCATAGTGACCTTAGGGGACCAGTTAAAAGAAGTTATATTAGCCACCCGTTTAGAAAAAGGCATGTTTTGGAACCGCGCAAAAGCCCGTAAGAAATATGCCTCTGAGCTACTCCATCGCGTGGGGATTAAAGATCATGAGGTGTATATGCGCAGCCTACCTCACCAAATCCCTAATGACGTTTGTCAGAAATTTATGATTGCCATGGCACTTGCTTCACAGCCTAAATTGGTGATTGCAGATGATCCTACCCGTGGCATGGAAATAACGGATAAAAGCCAAATCTTGAAGTTGCTAAGTCGGGTGAATAAGGTACGCAAACTAAGCATTCTCTTTGTGAGCCACGACTTATTGGCCATCTCCAGTATGGCTGACCATATGACGGTACTTTATTGTGGACAGACGGTGGAAAGCGGACGCATGTCGCAGTTACGTAAGCGTGCTTTGCACCCTTACACAAAAGCTCTGTTAGAAAGCGCCCCTAGTTTTCGCACGGACTTAGCGCCTAAGTCGCCCCTGAGCTCATTAGGAGGAACAATTCCCTCATTTCAACATTTACCTATTGGCTGTCGTTTAGGGCCGCGCTGTCCTAGGGCTCGCAGAGAATGCGTGAAAGTGCCAGAAGTGCGGCGCATTCATGAACATACTTACAGCTGTCATTTTCCTTTGCATCGAGACCAGAAGTGAACAACTTACTTTCAGTTGAAAATTTAACCTTTGAGAACTGTCACGGCAAACGATGGCAGAAAAAGGGAGCTAAATTTACGCTAGGCCCGGTTAATTTCAGCATTCAAGCGGGAGAGACCTTGGCTATTGTGGGGGCTAATGGCTCAGGCAAGTCCCTGCTTGCTAAATTATTAGTAGGCCTCGAGCAACCTGATAGCGGCTCTATCTATCTGAATGAGAAAAAATTAGAGCAATATGACAACAAGCATCGTGTGCTGAATATTCGCATGGTGTTTCAAAACAGCAATGAATCACTTAACCCAGGTATTACTTTAGGCTCCATCTTGGAAGAGCCTTTAAAGCTAAATACAAATCTAGGTGCGCAAGCGCGAGTCGCTAAAGTAGAACAAACATTAAGACAAGTAGGATTGCTGTCTGAACATCGATTTTTTTACCGCCATATGCTCTCTGATGGGCAGCGGCAGCGTGTTGCGTTAGCAAGGGCGATCATTCTCAATCCTCAAGTGATCGTGGCTGACGAGCCGTTTGCGGCACTTGATCCCTCGGTGCGCTCTCAAACTGTCAATCTGTTACTGGAGCTGCAACGAGAGCTGGGCCTTGGCTTTATTTTTATCTCTCATAATTTAGGCATAGTGCGCCACATAAGTGACAAAATGCTAGTAATGAAACAAGGTAAGGTCGTTGAGTCAGGTAAAACGGAAGTCATTTTTCATTGGCCTAAAGATGACTACACAAAAAAATTGGTTCACGCCCATCAAGCCCTTATTGATGGCCAAAGCTAATCCTCATTCCACCAAGGTCGAAAAACGATATCCAATAAAAAAGGGCTTAGCAGTGTATGTTGCTAAGCCCTTTTTAGTGGTGTGTGCAGTTTTGTAGCGGGGTTATCCCACCAGTGCTAATAAGATACCTGCAGCCACTGCCGAGCCAAGTACACCGGCCACGTTCGGGCCCATAGCATGCATCAGCAAGAAATTATGCGGGTTAGTTTCAAGACCTACTTTATTGACGACTCGCGCGGCCATGGGCACAGCAGATACGCCAGCAGCGCCAATCAATGGATTAATTTTCTCGCTGGAAAGTTTACCCAAGGCTTTAGCCATCAAAATACCTGCAGCAGTACCAATTGAAAATGCTATTGCTCCTAAGCCCAAAATACCCAAGGTTTCGATGGTCAAAAATTTATCTGCTGATAGTTTAGAGCCAACCGCTAAACCAAGAAATATCGTGACGATATTAATCAATTCGTTCTGAGCAGTATTGCTTAAACGGTCAACCACCCCCGACTCTTTCATCAAATTACCAAGGCAGAACATTCCAACTAATGGGGTTGCCGAAGGTAAGAACAAAATCGTCGCCAATAAAACCGCTAAAGGGAAGATGATTTTCTCACGCTTGGAGACCACTCTCAGTTGTGCCATCTTGATGTTACGTTCGTCTTCAGTGGTCAATAGGCGCATTATTGGTGGCTGAATAATAGGCACCAACGCCATGTATGAATATGCCGCAACGGCAATGGCACCTAATAATTCCGGCGCTAATTTCGAGGCTAAAAATATTGCAGTTGGTCCATCAGCTCCGCCGATGATGGCAATTGCCGAAGCATCTTTTAAAGTAAATTCAAACCCCGGAACCAAATTCAATGCAATCGCGCCAAACAAAGTACCAAAAATACCAAACTGAGCGGCTGCACCCAGCAGCAGCATTCTCGGGTTAGCGATTAAGGCGCTGAAATCGGTCATAGCGCCCACCCCCATAAATATGAGTAGTGGGAACACCCCAGTTTCGATCCCTACATAATAGATGTAGTAAAGCAGACCGCCCGGATCGCTAAACCCTGCCAATGGAATATTGGTTAAAATGGCACCAAAACCAATGGGCACGAGTAGTAAGGGCTCGAACTTCTTTACGATCGCCAAAAATAGCAACAAACACCCAACAGCCATCATGACAATCTGACCAATTTCGAAATGGGCTAACGACGTGCTTTGCCAAAGTAAGGTTAATTTATCCATAAATAATCCCTACGCCAACGTCAGCATCGTTTGGCCAGACTGCACTGCATCACCTTCTTTAACCAATATATCTTGGATGGTACCTGAAGCGGTGGAGCGAATTTCGGTTTCCATTTTCATCGCTTCCATGATGACAATTACATCGCCTTCGCTGATTGAATCACCTGAGCGCACGAGCAACTTGAAAACATTACCCGCTAGCGGTGCTACAACATCTTCACCTGCAGCGGATACCGGGGCAGATGTAGCTGGTGCACTATTTTGAGGGGCTGTGCCTGCTACCTGAATATCTGTCAGCTCCCCGCCTTGGGCCACTTCAACAGCGTAGACTTTTCCATCAACTCTTACAGAGTAGGATTCTGTGGCTTTACTTGGTGTCGCACTCACCGCTGCGCTAGCGTCAATATTGTCAGCGGTGGGCACGGGCTCAAATGCATCGGGATTATGGCGATTCTTCAAAAATTTCAAGCCAATCTGTGGGAATAGCGCATAAGTGAGTACATCGTCTATCGCATTCTCAGCGAGCGTAATCCCTTGCTCTTTCGCTTGATTGAGTAAATCTTGCTCTAAGGTGTCTAATTCATCATCCAATAAATCAGCTGGTCGGCAGTTTATTGCTTCTTTGCCATCCAATACACGTGCTTGTAGCTCAGCATTCACTGGTGCGGCGGTGGCGCCATACTCGCC encodes:
- a CDS encoding peptide ABC transporter ATP-binding protein; the protein is MNNLLSVENLTFENCHGKRWQKKGAKFTLGPVNFSIQAGETLAIVGANGSGKSLLAKLLVGLEQPDSGSIYLNEKKLEQYDNKHRVLNIRMVFQNSNESLNPGITLGSILEEPLKLNTNLGAQARVAKVEQTLRQVGLLSEHRFFYRHMLSDGQRQRVALARAIILNPQVIVADEPFAALDPSVRSQTVNLLLELQRELGLGFIFISHNLGIVRHISDKMLVMKQGKVVESGKTEVIFHWPKDDYTKKLVHAHQALIDGQS
- a CDS encoding peptide ABC transporter ATP-binding protein, whose translation is MSLLDIKNLTLEIDSQSGWIKALDKINLVINEGQIHALVGESGSGKSIIVKAIVGAISDRWRITADRMTWRGQDLLKMSVRERRKIIRSDISVIFQNPKSSLDPIVTLGDQLKEVILATRLEKGMFWNRAKARKKYASELLHRVGIKDHEVYMRSLPHQIPNDVCQKFMIAMALASQPKLVIADDPTRGMEITDKSQILKLLSRVNKVRKLSILFVSHDLLAISSMADHMTVLYCGQTVESGRMSQLRKRALHPYTKALLESAPSFRTDLAPKSPLSSLGGTIPSFQHLPIGCRLGPRCPRARRECVKVPEVRRIHEHTYSCHFPLHRDQK
- a CDS encoding sodium ion-translocating decarboxylase subunit beta, yielding MDKLTLLWQSTSLAHFEIGQIVMMAVGCLLLFLAIVKKFEPLLLVPIGFGAILTNIPLAGFSDPGGLLYYIYYVGIETGVFPLLIFMGVGAMTDFSALIANPRMLLLGAAAQFGIFGTLFGAIALNLVPGFEFTLKDASAIAIIGGADGPTAIFLASKLAPELLGAIAVAAYSYMALVPIIQPPIMRLLTTEDERNIKMAQLRVVSKREKIIFPLAVLLATILFLPSATPLVGMFCLGNLMKESGVVDRLSNTAQNELINIVTIFLGLAVGSKLSADKFLTIETLGILGLGAIAFSIGTAAGILMAKALGKLSSEKINPLIGAAGVSAVPMAARVVNKVGLETNPHNFLLMHAMGPNVAGVLGSAVAAGILLALVG